In Nitrospira sp., the genomic window GTGACACAAGCAGACGGTACTCCCCTGATTGTGACGCAGGCGGATCTTTCGGTCGTGACAAACGACGAGCACCGACGCCTCCAATGGTTCTTGAACAATTTGCTTTTTCGTCTAGAAGAATCAGGACGGTTGAAGCAAATGCGCGCACGTTGGATCGAGGCAGAATACGCACCCACGAGGCGAGCCACCACAGAAGGATTACCGCTGGAAGTCACACAGGTGCCTGACCATTATGAGCAGGGACAATGCCGTTTATCGGAAACATCCTGAGAACACTGAGGTATCCATGATCGTCCTGTCGAAAGTAGTACGACTCCTGGGATTGATCTTGCCGCTCCTCTTCCCCCAGGCCGGCTTGGCGCAGGACTCGCACAAGGACATGGAACAGACCGCGCAGCTGCTAACAACATTCCTCAATGCGGGACGTCTCGTCGTTGACCGAAATCAATCACTGATTAACGATCCAGGTAAAGGTGAGAAGGGATTCACTCCCGAGGTTTTTGAACGGCTGGTGCGTGACGAGTTTCTCGAACAGACCCGCATCGATCTGAGCCAGCCTCCTGCATCGCTGCCTTCGTCTGCCCAAGCGCTCTTGGCTGCGCTGCTGTTGGCAAGCAAAGACGTGGTAGGGGACGCACAGTTTGTGATCAATCAACGCGGGATCGGATATAAGAACTTTATTCCGGCCACATTCGGCAGTCAGGCCGCACGGAAGTTCTCCAATCGATCACACGTGACCATCAAACAAACCACCCTGAATCCGAGGAATCTGAAGAATACGCCAGATGCCTACGAAGAGACGGTCTTGGAGCGGTTGGCAAACCAACCGGCGTCGACCACCCCGATTGTCGAGTGGGTCGATGGTGGACGGGTACTCAGAACCATGATGCCGATCTATTATTCGGAAGATTGTCTCACCTGCCACGGATCCCCCAAGGGGATCCTCGACATGTCCGGTTATCCGCGAGAAGGTGCGCAGACAGGAGAACTCGCCGGCGCCATCAGCGTTCAGATTCCCATGGACCCCCAATAGCCACCAGCCCCTGTCGTCGGAGTGGAAGAGCAACAGGCTGATCGGCCGTCGATGAGTGGGGCCTGCTGAATCGACAGAATGACAACTCGTGCACGAACGCGTGATGAGAGCGGCATGGTGTGAAAAGCCACTGACGTACGCATATTGATCATGATGGTCATCTAGATGACAGACAGGTTCAAAGAAAATGACGTATGACAGTGCGCAGTCAGCCTAATAGTTGAACTAGAGAATTACGGCCGGAGCGATCAGGCCCATAGGAGAAAGGGCACATAGATCTGGGCGCTCTGATGTTCACTGGTAGGAGAAAGTACCGGAGGGTGTAACTCTCTGTACGACCAAGGGAGTATTCATGGAAGGACAGGAACATCACAAAGCACATGATTTGCCATCGATTGCCTCCCTCACATGGAGTGAGGTGACGCACCTGGCCAAACACGGCAATCCATCCCCGCCCCGCCGTATCGAGAAGACCGAGGCCCAGTGGCGTGAACTGCTGACCGACAAGCAATTTCGGATAGCCCGTCTGAAGGGGACCGAACGGGCACACAGCTCGGAGCTCTCCCAACTGTTTGAACCGGGCCAGTACGAGTGCCTTTGTTGCGGCACAGAGCTCTTTGATGCTGCGACCAAGTATCAAAGCCATACGGGGTGGCCTAGTTTCACGCAGCCGGTCTCGCCAGGAGTCGTCGCCTATCATCCGGATACTAGCCACGGCACGCACCGAATCGAGGTGACCTGCAATGTGTGCGATGCGCACCTCGGCCATGTGTTCCCCGATGGACCAGAGCCGTCAGGGTTGCGGTTTTGCATCAATGCCGTCTCCCTGCACAAAATTCCTGTGCGTGAACGAGGCCGACTCTCGTAGCAGATTAGGAAATGTGTCCACACACGCGAAGAGGACATGGTGATCATGCAACCAGGGATTATTGCTCCCCTCCCCAAAGCAGCGTGGTACGTAGAGTTCGCCATTCACGATATCGCCGGCCTCCCTCGCGTTATCAAGACCCTGCAGACTCTTGTTGATGGCGAGCGAGCGGTGGTTGGAATGGGAGTGCCGCTTCTCCGGGCGCTCGGGAAGGACATTCCTGGATTACGGGTGTTTCCGACACAATTTGGCAGTGGGCGGGTCGTGCCCTCGACCCAGGCGGCGCTGTGGTGTTGGCTTCGAGCAGAAGACCGTGGAGAACTCTTTCATGTCGAGCGTCGTCTGGTTGAACAGATGACGCCGGTGTTCACAGTCTGTGAGTCCACGGAAGGTTTTCTGTACGGGACGGGGCGGGATTTGACCGATTATGAGGATGGTACGGAAAACCCCAAAGGGAAGCTTGCGGAAAAGGCTGCCATTGTGCGGGGCCAAGGGGCCATGCTCGATGGGTCAAGTTACGTCGCCGTTCAACGATGGGTCCATGATTGGAAACGGTTCAACGAGGTATCGGGACAGCAGCAAGATGCCATGATCGGTCGGCGGCGTCGGGACAATAAAGAGTTGTCTGCCGCACCGACCTCGGCGCACGTGAAGCGTACAGCACAGGAGAGTTTTCAGCCGGCCGCCTTTCTGCTTAGACGCTCGATGCCATGGGTCAATAGTCGTGAAAGCGGATTGTATTTTGTGGCCTTTGGAGCCTCACTTGACCCGTTTGAAGCGCAACTGAAACGCATGGTTGGAGCGGACGACGGGATCGCTGACGCACTGTTCACGTTCACACGCCCAATGACAGGGAGCTTCTACTGGTG contains:
- a CDS encoding DUF3365 domain-containing protein, whose protein sequence is MIVLSKVVRLLGLILPLLFPQAGLAQDSHKDMEQTAQLLTTFLNAGRLVVDRNQSLINDPGKGEKGFTPEVFERLVRDEFLEQTRIDLSQPPASLPSSAQALLAALLLASKDVVGDAQFVINQRGIGYKNFIPATFGSQAARKFSNRSHVTIKQTTLNPRNLKNTPDAYEETVLERLANQPASTTPIVEWVDGGRVLRTMMPIYYSEDCLTCHGSPKGILDMSGYPREGAQTGELAGAISVQIPMDPQ
- the msrB gene encoding peptide-methionine (R)-S-oxide reductase MsrB, with translation MEGQEHHKAHDLPSIASLTWSEVTHLAKHGNPSPPRRIEKTEAQWRELLTDKQFRIARLKGTERAHSSELSQLFEPGQYECLCCGTELFDAATKYQSHTGWPSFTQPVSPGVVAYHPDTSHGTHRIEVTCNVCDAHLGHVFPDGPEPSGLRFCINAVSLHKIPVRERGRLS
- a CDS encoding Dyp-type peroxidase, whose protein sequence is MVIMQPGIIAPLPKAAWYVEFAIHDIAGLPRVIKTLQTLVDGERAVVGMGVPLLRALGKDIPGLRVFPTQFGSGRVVPSTQAALWCWLRAEDRGELFHVERRLVEQMTPVFTVCESTEGFLYGTGRDLTDYEDGTENPKGKLAEKAAIVRGQGAMLDGSSYVAVQRWVHDWKRFNEVSGQQQDAMIGRRRRDNKELSAAPTSAHVKRTAQESFQPAAFLLRRSMPWVNSRESGLYFVAFGASLDPFEAQLKRMVGADDGIADALFTFTRPMTGSFYWCPPMSQGRLNLSAIGV